In Kitasatospora sp. NA04385, a single genomic region encodes these proteins:
- a CDS encoding dolichyl-phosphate-mannose--protein mannosyltransferase has product MDHPERGGVTVLEPADPAAVPAPRAEPEPASRWARALSGVGYRERQRASAAEQLVPPMPDGPGVTPAVVEPSPVLARFGVRLPAPLWSWLCRWAGWLGPVGVAVFAGVLRFANLGSPHALIFDETYYAKDAYTLWDRGYEANWPGDANGLITAPNPVVSPSDTAAFVVHPPVGKWIIGLGEYFFGMNPYGWRFMVAVLGTLSVLMLARIARRMFRSTLLGCVAGLLLSVDGLHFVLSRTSILDLVVMFWFLAAFGLLLVDRDRSRALIAERLARGAGADWWHLGRRPYRIASAVCLGLMTGTKWSGAPAVLALVLLAGFWDSSARRLAGSRRNLRGLWDFAWSAVSVGLTAGVTYLLTWTGWIVSSPAPGKGGYLRDWAANNPSDTWGWMPDWARSLWHYHHEIWHFNVNLHDPHTYQSNPWSWLLVGRPVSFFYESPKNGQAGCTTTECAREVLAIGTPFLWWAGIVALIYCLYRWVMRRDWRAGAILCALAAGYLPWFNYQARTIFLFYAVCFVPFLVLAVTMMIGAMLGRADASPDRRLAGATGAGLLVVAIMWNFLYFYPIYTGQTIPMDDWRARMWLDSWI; this is encoded by the coding sequence ATGGACCACCCTGAGCGGGGCGGCGTGACCGTGCTGGAACCGGCCGACCCGGCCGCCGTTCCGGCGCCGCGCGCGGAGCCCGAACCGGCCTCCCGATGGGCCCGCGCACTGTCCGGCGTCGGCTACCGGGAGCGGCAACGCGCTTCCGCGGCCGAGCAGTTGGTGCCGCCGATGCCGGACGGCCCGGGGGTCACGCCCGCGGTCGTCGAGCCCTCCCCGGTGCTCGCCAGGTTCGGCGTCCGGCTGCCCGCCCCGCTGTGGTCCTGGCTGTGCCGGTGGGCCGGCTGGCTCGGGCCGGTCGGCGTCGCGGTCTTCGCCGGCGTGCTGCGCTTCGCCAACCTCGGCAGCCCGCACGCGCTGATCTTCGACGAGACGTACTACGCCAAGGACGCGTACACGCTCTGGGACCGAGGCTACGAGGCGAACTGGCCCGGCGACGCCAACGGCCTGATCACCGCGCCCAACCCGGTGGTGTCGCCGAGCGACACCGCGGCGTTCGTGGTGCACCCGCCGGTCGGCAAGTGGATCATCGGCCTGGGCGAGTACTTCTTCGGCATGAACCCGTACGGCTGGCGCTTCATGGTGGCCGTGCTCGGCACCCTCTCGGTGCTGATGCTGGCCCGGATCGCCCGCCGGATGTTCCGCTCGACCCTGCTGGGGTGCGTGGCCGGCCTGCTGCTGTCGGTGGACGGGCTGCACTTCGTGCTCAGCCGCACCTCGATCCTCGACCTGGTGGTGATGTTCTGGTTCCTGGCCGCGTTCGGGCTGCTGCTGGTCGACCGGGACAGGAGCCGCGCCCTGATCGCCGAGCGGCTGGCGCGGGGCGCGGGCGCCGACTGGTGGCACCTGGGCCGGCGGCCCTACCGGATCGCCTCGGCGGTCTGCCTGGGCCTGATGACCGGCACCAAGTGGAGCGGCGCCCCGGCGGTCCTCGCCCTGGTCCTGCTCGCCGGGTTCTGGGACTCCTCGGCCCGCCGGCTGGCGGGCAGCCGCCGCAACCTGCGCGGCCTGTGGGACTTCGCCTGGTCCGCGGTGTCGGTCGGCCTGACCGCCGGCGTCACCTACCTGCTGACCTGGACCGGCTGGATCGTCTCCTCCCCCGCGCCCGGCAAGGGCGGCTACCTGCGCGACTGGGCGGCCAACAACCCCAGTGACACCTGGGGCTGGATGCCGGACTGGGCCCGCAGCCTGTGGCACTACCACCACGAGATCTGGCACTTCAACGTCAACCTGCACGACCCGCACACCTACCAGTCCAACCCGTGGAGCTGGCTGCTGGTCGGCCGCCCGGTCTCGTTCTTCTACGAGTCACCGAAGAACGGCCAGGCCGGCTGCACCACCACCGAGTGCGCCCGCGAGGTGCTCGCCATCGGCACCCCGTTCCTGTGGTGGGCGGGCATCGTCGCGCTGATCTACTGCCTGTACCGCTGGGTGATGCGCCGCGACTGGCGGGCCGGGGCGATCCTGTGCGCGCTGGCCGCCGGCTACCTGCCCTGGTTCAACTACCAGGCCCGGACGATCTTCCTGTTCTACGCGGTGTGCTTCGTCCCGTTCCTGGTGCTCGCGGTGACCATGATGATCGGCGCGATGCTGGGCCGCGCCGACGCCTCGCCCGACCGCAGGCTCGCCGGCGCCACCGGCGCCGGGCTGCTGGTCGTCGCGATCATGTGGAACTTCCTGTACTTCTACCCGATCTACACCGGCCAGACGATCCCGATGGACGACTGGCGGGCCCGGATGTGGCTCGACAGCTGGATCTAG
- a CDS encoding penicillin-binding transpeptidase domain-containing protein, producing the protein MNKGAKIGVSVIAAAVLLGGGYGAYALVSGGDSGKDGAKKPRTVVAEPPGPELAASGAKAFLDAWAKGDLYGAAKLTDDPDKAQAALQAFQDGVKPSAVHLTAGGPTTAPSPAAAKSASASASAQASASATGSPAPTGVLEGFKASLEFADTGTPWNYDGVLGVVKMSDGTAAVHWAPSVIHPKLDAGETITVKPLYAAPAAVTDRKGKPLGGYPSLVGLLNQLKSAAPQDGDPANAGSGVVISTPASAGGKATDEKLFTVKEPKPVPNLKLTLDADLQGAAEQQVAAQGGKPASLVAIEPSSGNILAYAFSPSTGQNRAFSGATAPGSTMKVLTSAALLEAGVTPTTGMPCPETTMVTGKSVSNDEPGAHPDYTLTDAFIHSCNTSFIEKGKDVLKPGSLPAIAKDVFGLGLVWHTGLSNFDTEVPVEGNMAGAASEFIGQGKIRTNPLAMASVAATVQSGVFHQPILIPGLEQAKAARNLSPDVLGSLRSLMVKTVQSGTASEVSPALPAGSGAKTGTAEVDTSPNANSWFTAYSGNLAVAAEVEGGGHGSAAAGPAVSRVLAVGNKG; encoded by the coding sequence GTGAACAAGGGCGCGAAGATCGGCGTCTCCGTCATCGCCGCTGCGGTGCTCCTCGGCGGCGGGTACGGGGCGTACGCACTCGTCTCCGGGGGCGACTCCGGCAAGGACGGGGCGAAGAAGCCGCGCACCGTGGTCGCCGAGCCCCCCGGCCCGGAGCTCGCCGCGTCCGGCGCCAAGGCCTTCCTGGACGCCTGGGCCAAGGGCGACCTGTACGGGGCCGCCAAGCTCACCGACGACCCGGACAAGGCGCAGGCCGCGCTGCAGGCCTTCCAGGACGGGGTGAAGCCGAGCGCCGTGCACCTCACGGCGGGCGGCCCGACCACCGCGCCGAGCCCCGCCGCGGCCAAGTCCGCGAGCGCGTCGGCCTCCGCCCAGGCGTCCGCGTCGGCCACCGGCAGCCCGGCGCCCACCGGCGTGCTGGAGGGCTTCAAGGCCTCGCTGGAGTTCGCCGACACCGGCACCCCCTGGAACTACGACGGCGTCCTCGGCGTGGTGAAGATGAGCGACGGCACCGCCGCCGTCCACTGGGCCCCCAGCGTCATCCACCCCAAGCTGGACGCGGGCGAGACCATCACGGTCAAGCCGCTCTACGCGGCCCCGGCCGCCGTCACCGACCGCAAGGGCAAGCCGCTCGGCGGCTACCCCTCGCTGGTCGGCCTGCTCAACCAGCTCAAGAGCGCGGCCCCGCAGGACGGCGACCCGGCGAACGCGGGCAGCGGGGTGGTGATCTCCACCCCGGCGTCCGCGGGCGGCAAGGCCACCGACGAGAAGCTGTTCACCGTCAAGGAGCCCAAGCCCGTCCCCAACCTCAAGCTCACCCTGGACGCGGACCTGCAGGGCGCCGCCGAGCAGCAGGTCGCCGCGCAGGGCGGCAAGCCCGCCTCGCTGGTGGCGATCGAGCCCAGCAGCGGTAACATCCTGGCGTACGCGTTCTCGCCCTCCACCGGCCAGAACCGGGCCTTCTCCGGCGCCACCGCACCCGGCTCGACCATGAAGGTGCTCACCTCGGCGGCCCTGCTGGAGGCCGGGGTCACCCCCACCACCGGGATGCCCTGCCCGGAGACCACCATGGTCACCGGCAAGTCGGTCTCCAACGACGAGCCCGGCGCGCACCCGGACTACACGCTCACCGACGCGTTCATCCACTCCTGCAACACCTCCTTCATCGAGAAGGGCAAGGACGTCCTCAAGCCGGGCAGCCTGCCCGCGATCGCCAAGGACGTGTTCGGGCTCGGCCTGGTCTGGCACACCGGCCTGTCCAACTTCGACACCGAGGTCCCGGTCGAGGGCAACATGGCCGGCGCGGCGAGCGAGTTCATCGGCCAGGGCAAGATCCGCACCAACCCGCTCGCGATGGCGTCCGTCGCGGCGACCGTGCAGTCCGGCGTGTTCCACCAGCCGATCCTGATCCCCGGCCTGGAGCAGGCGAAGGCCGCCCGCAACCTCTCCCCCGACGTCCTCGGCAGCCTGCGGTCGCTGATGGTGAAGACCGTCCAGTCCGGCACCGCCTCCGAGGTCTCGCCCGCGCTGCCGGCCGGCTCCGGTGCGAAGACCGGCACCGCCGAGGTCGACACCAGCCCGAACGCGAACTCCTGGTTCACCGCCTACTCCGGCAACCTCGCGGTGGCCGCCGAGGTCGAGGGCGGCGGCCACGGCTCCGCGGCCGCCGGCCCGGCGGTCTCCCGGGTCCTGGCGGTCGGCAACAAGGGCTGA
- the metG gene encoding methionine--tRNA ligase — translation MAALEEHTGTGAYYVTTPIYYVNDRPHLGHAYTTVAGDVLTRWHRQRGEDVWYLTGTDEHGQKILRTAEANGVTPQEWCDRLVEEAWKPLWEHLRIANDDFIRTTEARHTDRVREFVQDLYDKGEIYRGSYTGPYCVGCEEYKLPGELLPGATDEEKLCPVHRRPVEWLEEENYFFRLSAYGPKLLEFYAAHPDFIQPATARNEVLRFVEQDLKDLSISRSTFDWGVPLPWDDKHVLYVWVDALQNYITAAGYGTDPERFARLWPASVHLVGKDILRFHAVIWPAMLMAAGLPLPRRVVANGWLMVGGEKMSKSNLTGIAPTDLTSHFGVDAYRYYFLRAIPFGTDGSFSWEDFTARYTSELANDFGNLASRVAAMVGKYFDGALPAATAHGPAEQAVADALVRATAEADRKIGEELDFAGGIAAVFEFVKLVNGYLTEQEPWKVAKSPDGRDRLATILYTAAEALRATAVLLNPVMPDSAAELWASLGAGPALGALADQPIATVADWGRLPAGATVTKGRILFPRLEEKAAS, via the coding sequence ATGGCGGCCTTGGAAGAGCACACCGGTACCGGCGCGTACTACGTCACCACCCCGATCTACTACGTGAACGACCGGCCGCACCTGGGCCACGCGTACACCACGGTCGCGGGTGACGTGCTGACCCGCTGGCACCGCCAGCGCGGCGAGGACGTCTGGTACCTCACCGGCACCGACGAGCACGGCCAGAAGATCCTGCGCACCGCCGAGGCCAACGGCGTCACCCCGCAGGAGTGGTGCGACCGGCTGGTCGAGGAGGCCTGGAAGCCGCTCTGGGAGCACCTGCGGATCGCCAACGACGACTTCATCCGCACCACCGAGGCCCGGCACACCGACCGGGTGCGGGAGTTCGTCCAGGACCTCTACGACAAGGGCGAGATCTACCGGGGCAGCTACACCGGCCCGTACTGCGTCGGCTGCGAGGAGTACAAGCTCCCCGGCGAACTGCTGCCCGGCGCCACCGACGAGGAGAAGCTCTGCCCCGTCCACCGGCGCCCGGTCGAGTGGCTGGAGGAGGAGAACTACTTCTTCCGGCTCTCCGCGTACGGCCCGAAGCTGCTGGAGTTCTACGCCGCCCACCCGGACTTCATCCAGCCCGCCACCGCCCGCAACGAGGTGCTGCGCTTCGTCGAGCAGGACCTCAAGGACCTGTCGATCTCCCGCTCCACCTTCGACTGGGGCGTCCCGCTGCCCTGGGACGACAAACACGTCCTGTACGTGTGGGTCGACGCCCTGCAGAACTACATCACCGCGGCCGGCTACGGCACCGACCCCGAGCGCTTCGCCCGGCTCTGGCCCGCCTCCGTGCACCTGGTCGGCAAGGACATCCTGCGCTTCCACGCCGTCATCTGGCCCGCCATGCTGATGGCCGCCGGACTGCCGCTGCCGCGCCGGGTGGTCGCCAACGGCTGGCTGATGGTCGGCGGCGAGAAGATGAGCAAGTCCAACCTCACCGGCATCGCGCCCACCGACCTGACCTCGCACTTCGGCGTCGACGCGTACCGCTACTACTTCCTGCGGGCCATCCCGTTCGGCACCGACGGGTCGTTCTCCTGGGAGGACTTCACCGCCCGCTACACCTCCGAACTCGCCAACGACTTCGGCAACCTGGCCTCCCGGGTCGCCGCGATGGTCGGCAAGTACTTCGACGGTGCGCTCCCCGCCGCCACCGCGCACGGGCCCGCCGAACAGGCCGTCGCCGACGCGCTGGTGCGGGCCACCGCCGAGGCGGACCGGAAGATCGGCGAGGAGCTCGACTTCGCGGGCGGCATCGCCGCCGTCTTCGAGTTCGTCAAGCTGGTCAACGGCTACCTCACCGAGCAGGAGCCCTGGAAGGTCGCCAAGTCCCCCGACGGGCGGGACCGGCTCGCCACGATCCTGTACACCGCCGCCGAGGCGCTGCGGGCCACCGCCGTCCTGCTCAACCCGGTGATGCCGGACTCCGCGGCCGAGCTCTGGGCCTCGCTCGGCGCCGGGCCCGCGCTCGGCGCGCTCGCCGACCAGCCGATCGCCACCGTCGCCGACTGGGGCCGGCTGCCCGCCGGAGCCACCGTCACCAAGGGCCGGATCCTGTTCCCCCGACTCGAAGAGAAGGCAGCCTCCTGA
- the rsmI gene encoding 16S rRNA (cytidine(1402)-2'-O)-methyltransferase, which produces MTGVLVLAGTPIGDVEDAPPRLRAELAGADVIAAEDTRRLRRLTQALGVVPAGRVVSYFEGNEVARTPELVAALQDGSRVLLVTDAGMPSVSDPGYRLVDAAVAAGIKVTAVPGPSAVLTALALSALPVDRFTFEGFLPRKAGDRARQLAQVAAEPRTMVFFEAPHRIAETLEAMAAAFGADRPAAVCRELTKTYEEVRRGPLGELAAWAADGVRGEITVVVAGAPPAAPEEVGPAELARRVAVREEAGERRKEAIAAVAAELGLRKSVVFDAVVAAKHAP; this is translated from the coding sequence GTGACTGGTGTTCTCGTACTGGCAGGTACCCCCATCGGCGACGTCGAGGACGCGCCGCCCCGGCTGCGCGCCGAGCTCGCCGGGGCCGACGTCATCGCGGCCGAGGACACCCGGCGGCTGCGCCGGCTGACCCAGGCGCTGGGCGTCGTGCCCGCCGGCCGGGTGGTGTCCTACTTCGAGGGCAACGAGGTGGCCCGCACGCCCGAGCTGGTGGCCGCGCTGCAGGACGGCTCCCGGGTGCTGCTGGTCACCGACGCGGGCATGCCCTCGGTCTCCGACCCCGGCTACCGGCTGGTGGACGCCGCCGTCGCGGCCGGGATCAAGGTCACCGCGGTGCCCGGCCCGTCCGCGGTGCTGACCGCGCTGGCGCTGTCCGCGCTGCCGGTGGACCGCTTCACCTTCGAGGGCTTCCTGCCGCGCAAGGCCGGCGACCGCGCCCGGCAGCTCGCCCAGGTCGCCGCCGAGCCGCGCACCATGGTGTTCTTCGAGGCCCCGCACCGGATCGCCGAGACGCTGGAGGCGATGGCCGCCGCGTTCGGCGCCGACCGCCCCGCCGCGGTCTGCCGGGAGCTGACCAAGACCTACGAGGAGGTCAGGCGCGGCCCGCTGGGCGAGCTGGCCGCCTGGGCCGCGGACGGCGTCCGGGGCGAGATCACCGTGGTGGTGGCCGGTGCCCCGCCCGCCGCGCCCGAGGAGGTCGGCCCGGCCGAGCTGGCCCGCAGGGTGGCCGTCCGGGAGGAGGCCGGGGAGCGCCGCAAGGAGGCCATCGCCGCGGTCGCCGCCGAGCTGGGCCTGCGCAAGTCGGTGGTGTTCGACGCGGTGGTGGCGGCCAAGCACGCGCCCTGA
- a CDS encoding penicillin-binding transpeptidase domain-containing protein — MLLIVALALQATRVQVFQKKELDHNAANQRATIQRYSQPRGNLLVAGQPVTGSTGTGGRYAYQRTYTDGALYAAVTGYSSQTYGNTQLEGVYDDVLSGTAPELAGWAVWDAVTRQQQPGGDVVTTIDPAAQRAAVQGLGNQKGAVAAIEPATGRILALASTPSYDPGSFAGTSAADQAAWNRLQADPDQPMLNRALRQIYPPGSTFKVVTAAAALANGVVTDIDAPTDAPYPYVMPGTTTPLNNDTGACNRAGLSLDEAMTLSCNSVMGYLGVQTGLDRMTAMAQNFGFNDTRLDTPVRAARSNFDTDMNESQLALSSIGQYDTAATPLVMAMVAAGAADNGQVMYPQLVDKLTKADGSQVQLMHPRLYHQAFGSSVAQQLQQLMVGVVENGTGRNARIPGAEVGGKTGTAQHGVDNTGTPYAWFIAWARPAGSTAVPPVAVAVVIADSQADDVTGGGLAAPIAKSVMQAVLDR; from the coding sequence ATGCTGCTGATCGTCGCGCTCGCCCTCCAGGCCACCCGCGTCCAGGTGTTCCAGAAGAAGGAGCTCGACCACAACGCCGCCAACCAGCGCGCCACCATCCAGCGCTACTCCCAGCCCCGCGGCAACCTGCTGGTGGCCGGCCAACCCGTCACCGGCTCCACCGGGACCGGCGGCCGGTACGCCTACCAGCGCACCTACACCGACGGCGCGCTGTACGCCGCGGTCACCGGCTACTCGTCCCAGACCTACGGCAACACCCAGCTGGAGGGCGTCTACGACGACGTGCTCTCCGGGACCGCCCCCGAGCTGGCCGGCTGGGCGGTCTGGGACGCGGTCACCCGGCAGCAGCAGCCCGGCGGCGACGTGGTCACCACCATCGACCCGGCCGCCCAGCGCGCCGCGGTGCAGGGGCTCGGCAACCAGAAGGGCGCCGTCGCCGCGATCGAACCCGCCACCGGCCGCATCCTCGCCCTCGCCTCCACCCCCAGCTACGACCCCGGCAGCTTCGCCGGCACCTCCGCCGCCGACCAGGCCGCCTGGAACAGGCTCCAGGCCGACCCCGACCAGCCGATGCTCAACCGGGCGCTGCGCCAGATCTACCCGCCGGGCTCCACCTTCAAGGTGGTCACCGCCGCCGCCGCGCTGGCCAACGGCGTCGTCACCGACATCGACGCGCCCACCGACGCCCCCTACCCGTACGTCATGCCCGGCACCACCACCCCGCTCAACAACGACACCGGCGCCTGCAACCGGGCCGGGCTGTCGCTGGACGAGGCGATGACGCTGTCCTGCAACAGCGTCATGGGCTACCTCGGGGTGCAGACCGGCCTCGACCGGATGACCGCGATGGCGCAGAACTTCGGCTTCAACGACACCAGGCTGGACACCCCGGTGCGCGCCGCCCGCTCCAACTTCGACACCGACATGAACGAGTCCCAGCTGGCGCTCTCCTCCATCGGCCAGTACGACACCGCCGCCACCCCGCTGGTGATGGCCATGGTCGCCGCCGGGGCCGCCGACAACGGCCAGGTGATGTACCCCCAGCTCGTCGACAAGCTCACCAAGGCCGACGGCAGCCAGGTCCAGCTGATGCACCCCCGCCTCTACCACCAGGCGTTCGGGTCCTCCGTCGCCCAGCAGCTCCAGCAGCTGATGGTCGGCGTGGTCGAGAACGGCACCGGCCGCAACGCCCGCATCCCCGGCGCCGAGGTCGGCGGCAAGACCGGCACCGCCCAGCACGGGGTCGACAACACCGGCACCCCCTACGCCTGGTTCATCGCCTGGGCCCGCCCGGCCGGTTCCACCGCCGTCCCGCCGGTCGCCGTCGCCGTCGTCATCGCCGACAGCCAGGCCGACGACGTCACCGGCGGCGGCCTCGCCGCGCCCATCGCCAAGTCCGTCATGCAGGCCGTGCTCGACCGGTAG
- a CDS encoding APC family permease yields MSTTGLLRRKPVDTLIAEAGGTGAGHLRRSIGLWQLSAIGIGATVGTGIFFVLTTSVPEAGPAVVLSFVIAAVTAGLTALCYAELASAIPVSGSSYSYAYATMGELVAFGVGICLLMEYGVSASAIAVTWGQYLDQFSDLAFGVHLPAALTAPPGAGGVVNLPAVVLVVLVTALLIRGVGESAKVNAAMVAVKLAILLLFVAVGLTGFTAGNFTPFAPNGWDGVQTAASTIFFSFIGLDAVSTAGEEVREPRRTLPLAILISLVVVTTLYIAVAVTAVGAQPWQEFDGQEAGLAQILQNVTGQTWPALVFAGGAIVSIFSITLVVIYGQTRILYAMGRDGLLPPPFTRVSARTGTPVWNTLVVGAAVAVLAAVFPLKLLADMTSMGTLVAFTAVSIGIVVLRRTRPDLPRGFKVPFYPVTPVLSAAFCVYLITRLHADTFVAFAVVLALAAVLYFAYSAKHSRLARGR; encoded by the coding sequence ATGAGCACCACCGGCCTGCTGCGGCGCAAGCCAGTCGACACCCTGATCGCCGAAGCGGGCGGCACCGGAGCCGGGCACCTGCGCCGCTCCATCGGCCTGTGGCAGCTGTCCGCCATCGGCATCGGCGCCACCGTCGGCACCGGCATCTTCTTCGTCCTCACCACCTCGGTGCCCGAGGCCGGACCCGCCGTCGTCCTGTCCTTCGTGATCGCCGCCGTCACCGCCGGCCTCACCGCGCTCTGCTACGCCGAACTCGCCTCCGCCATCCCGGTCTCCGGCTCCTCCTACTCGTACGCCTACGCCACCATGGGCGAACTGGTCGCCTTCGGCGTCGGCATCTGCCTGCTCATGGAGTACGGCGTCTCCGCCTCGGCGATCGCCGTCACCTGGGGCCAGTACCTCGACCAGTTCTCCGACCTGGCCTTCGGCGTGCACCTGCCCGCCGCGCTCACCGCCCCGCCCGGCGCGGGCGGGGTGGTCAACCTGCCCGCCGTCGTGCTGGTCGTGCTGGTCACCGCGCTGCTGATCCGCGGCGTCGGCGAGTCCGCGAAGGTCAACGCCGCGATGGTGGCGGTCAAGCTCGCCATCCTGCTGCTCTTCGTCGCGGTCGGGCTCACCGGCTTCACCGCCGGGAACTTCACCCCGTTCGCCCCCAACGGCTGGGACGGCGTGCAGACCGCCGCCTCCACGATCTTCTTCTCCTTCATCGGCCTCGACGCCGTCTCCACCGCCGGCGAGGAGGTCCGCGAGCCGCGGCGCACCCTCCCGCTCGCCATCCTGATCTCGCTGGTGGTCGTCACCACGCTCTACATCGCCGTCGCCGTCACCGCCGTCGGCGCCCAGCCCTGGCAGGAGTTCGACGGCCAGGAGGCCGGCCTCGCCCAGATCCTGCAGAACGTCACCGGGCAGACCTGGCCCGCCCTGGTGTTCGCGGGCGGGGCGATCGTCTCGATCTTCTCCATCACGCTCGTGGTGATCTACGGCCAGACCCGCATCCTCTATGCGATGGGCCGGGACGGGCTGCTCCCGCCGCCGTTCACCCGGGTCTCCGCCCGCACCGGCACCCCGGTCTGGAACACCCTGGTGGTCGGCGCCGCGGTCGCCGTCCTCGCGGCGGTCTTCCCGCTCAAACTGCTGGCCGACATGACCTCGATGGGCACGCTGGTCGCCTTCACGGCCGTCTCGATCGGCATCGTCGTGCTCCGCCGCACCCGCCCCGACCTGCCGCGCGGCTTCAAGGTCCCGTTCTACCCCGTCACCCCGGTGCTCAGCGCCGCGTTCTGCGTCTACCTGATCACCAGGCTGCACGCCGACACCTTCGTCGCCTTCGCGGTCGTCCTGGCGCTGGCGGCGGTGCTCTACTTCGCCTACAGCGCCAAGCACTCCCGCCTCGCCCGCGGGCGCTGA